A part of Syntrophomonadaceae bacterium genomic DNA contains:
- the truA gene encoding tRNA pseudouridine(38-40) synthase TruA, with product MGEGQTLRNIKLILAYDGTAYHGWQVQAENQKPTVQDRVEKALAVLTRENIRVAGAGRTDAGVHALGQVATFLTGSPIPIERFPAAINSILPDDIVTTKAQEMPPDFHARFSARGKTYRYLIDNRQYPDPFWRNYALHHPYPLDVQAMAKAAGQFTGKFDWRGFCASGSGRKNFVRTIVESHISQEGSRIVFETTGDGFLYNMVRIMAGTLLLVGRGKIEPDGIRDIILSQERNKAGPTVPSHGLYLIKVIY from the coding sequence TTGGGAGAGGGTCAGACCCTTAGGAACATTAAACTGATCCTGGCCTATGACGGGACGGCATATCATGGCTGGCAGGTTCAAGCAGAAAACCAGAAACCGACTGTGCAGGATAGGGTCGAAAAAGCTCTGGCAGTGCTCACCAGGGAAAATATCCGCGTAGCTGGCGCCGGCAGGACGGATGCCGGAGTACATGCTTTGGGGCAGGTTGCCACCTTTTTAACCGGTTCGCCAATTCCCATCGAGCGTTTCCCCGCAGCCATCAACAGTATTCTTCCTGATGATATTGTGACGACTAAAGCCCAGGAAATGCCCCCGGATTTCCATGCCCGGTTCAGCGCCAGAGGCAAGACTTATCGCTATTTGATTGACAACCGTCAATATCCGGACCCTTTTTGGCGGAATTATGCCCTCCATCACCCCTATCCTTTGGATGTCCAGGCGATGGCGAAGGCTGCCGGACAATTTACTGGTAAATTTGATTGGCGGGGATTCTGTGCCAGCGGCAGCGGGCGAAAAAATTTTGTCCGAACCATAGTTGAAAGCCATATCAGCCAGGAGGGCTCCAGGATCGTATTTGAAACTACCGGTGACGGGTTCTTATACAACATGGTTCGCATTATGGCAGGCACCTTGCTTTTAGTAGGCAGAGGCAAAATAGAGCCTGACGGCATCAGAGATATTATTCTGTCTCAGGAGCGGAACAAAGCCGGTCCTACAGTACCGTCCCACGGCTTGTATCTGATAAAAGTGATCTACTGA
- the rplM gene encoding 50S ribosomal protein L13 codes for MTTYMAKPQEVVRKWYVIDATDKTLGRLATEVARLLRGKHKPIFTPHVDTGDHVIVVNAEKIKLTGNKLQNKQYIRHSGYPGGLKVMPYAELMQKKPEKAIELAVKGMIPHNSLGRKTFKKLKVYRGPDHPHQAQMPEAWAAQE; via the coding sequence ATGACCACCTATATGGCAAAACCGCAAGAGGTGGTGCGGAAGTGGTATGTCATAGATGCTACCGATAAAACTCTCGGCAGGCTAGCAACCGAGGTGGCCCGTCTATTGAGAGGGAAGCATAAACCTATCTTCACGCCCCATGTCGACACCGGCGATCATGTAATCGTTGTAAATGCCGAGAAAATTAAACTTACCGGCAACAAGCTGCAAAACAAACAATACATCCGCCATTCCGGCTATCCGGGCGGGCTGAAAGTGATGCCTTATGCAGAGCTGATGCAAAAGAAGCCGGAAAAAGCCATCGAACTGGCTGTAAAGGGCATGATCCCGCACAACTCTTTAGGCAGAAAGACCTTTAAAAAGCTCAAAGTTTACCGCGGCCCCGATCACCCGCATCAGGCCCAAATGCCTGAGGCATGGGCCGCGCAAGAGTGA
- the rpsI gene encoding 30S ribosomal protein S9: MAQVQFYGTGRRKNAVARVRLVPGQGKVLVNDRLLDEYFGLKTLEMIVRQPLEITETFSRFDVLAKVEGGGVSGQAGAIRMGIARALLEADENLRPLLKRAGFLTRDPRMKERRKYGLKKARKAPQFSKR; the protein is encoded by the coding sequence ATGGCACAGGTGCAGTTTTACGGAACCGGACGAAGAAAAAATGCCGTCGCCAGGGTCAGGCTGGTACCCGGGCAAGGCAAAGTACTGGTAAATGACCGGCTGCTGGACGAATACTTTGGGCTGAAAACTTTGGAGATGATCGTCCGTCAGCCGCTAGAGATAACAGAGACCTTCAGCCGCTTTGATGTACTGGCTAAAGTGGAAGGCGGCGGGGTAAGCGGACAGGCAGGAGCAATTCGCATGGGCATTGCCCGGGCATTGCTGGAAGCAGATGAAAACCTTCGTCCGTTACTTAAGCGGGCCGGATTTTTAACCAGAGATCCCAGAATGAAGGAGCGGCGCAAATACGGCTTAAAGAAAGCCCGGAAAGCTCCCCAATTCTCCAAGCGTTAA